The proteins below come from a single Methyloprofundus sedimenti genomic window:
- a CDS encoding MFS transporter — MTKQVLAEHDFISPASQIKRDDLPALPFKNRSFLSFLGTQALGAFNDNVFKQLVLLLGVGYTLADVEYQAVVQFLFALPFLLFSGLAGDLSDRFSKGRLMVICKIAEVIIALLGVGAFLMITVGSSDAKEAPFYLCMLAGVAFLLGSQSAFFGPPKYGGLPELVRPYDLASATGMTQMTTFLAIIFGVAVAGILADLLSGRMYLAGLLTVAIALLGTLTSLGIARNPPADAQRRLSAKSFISVLPTLSSIFRGDPLLMRIIFLYSWFWFVGGVTLTSINAFGRFQLGLSNFETSMMVAITSLGIAIGSVLVGRFSMGKVRVGLVIPALIMLVICLLSLSLIPVYSPTAEDIQSFNQLKDSPQLLAVANIIPVAAASVRAATFGLFLLLGAAAGFFSVPLLTFIQARPSHSEKGRVFAAVNWFNWIFILASAIAYGVGMKLFSNHASLLLVALGAATLLIGLVVLPGIFRLLKHDGSDFIYLKPVK; from the coding sequence ATGACTAAGCAAGTATTAGCTGAGCATGACTTTATATCTCCAGCATCTCAAATTAAACGGGACGATTTGCCCGCGCTACCTTTTAAAAACAGGTCATTTCTCAGCTTTCTGGGTACCCAGGCTCTAGGGGCCTTCAACGATAATGTTTTCAAACAGTTAGTTTTGTTATTAGGGGTGGGCTATACCTTGGCGGATGTAGAGTATCAGGCGGTGGTGCAGTTTTTGTTTGCATTGCCTTTTTTACTCTTTTCGGGACTGGCTGGCGATCTCTCTGATCGCTTTAGCAAAGGCCGTTTGATGGTTATTTGCAAGATTGCAGAGGTCATTATTGCGTTACTGGGTGTAGGGGCATTCCTGATGATCACTGTCGGTAGCTCAGATGCTAAAGAAGCCCCTTTTTATCTTTGCATGCTTGCTGGTGTAGCTTTTCTTCTAGGGTCACAAAGTGCTTTTTTTGGTCCGCCTAAATATGGCGGCCTTCCGGAACTGGTGCGTCCCTATGATCTTGCCTCGGCAACGGGGATGACACAAATGACCACATTTTTGGCGATAATATTCGGTGTGGCAGTTGCGGGCATACTTGCAGATCTGCTTTCTGGGCGGATGTATCTGGCTGGACTGCTTACTGTCGCTATTGCGCTGCTAGGAACATTGACTTCATTGGGCATTGCCCGGAATCCTCCTGCAGATGCTCAGAGGCGTTTATCGGCTAAATCATTTATCAGTGTATTACCGACATTAAGCAGTATTTTTCGTGGCGACCCGTTACTGATGAGAATTATTTTTCTGTATTCATGGTTCTGGTTCGTTGGCGGTGTGACCTTGACATCCATCAATGCATTTGGCCGTTTTCAATTAGGTTTGAGTAATTTTGAAACCAGTATGATGGTTGCCATTACATCACTGGGTATCGCAATCGGGAGCGTGTTGGTCGGTCGTTTTTCCATGGGTAAAGTACGTGTAGGTTTGGTGATCCCGGCGTTGATTATGCTGGTTATATGTCTTCTGAGTTTGTCGCTGATTCCAGTATATAGCCCTACTGCAGAAGATATCCAGTCTTTTAATCAACTCAAAGATTCGCCTCAGTTATTGGCAGTAGCTAACATTATTCCAGTAGCGGCTGCATCAGTACGCGCAGCAACTTTTGGCTTGTTTTTGTTGCTGGGGGCAGCAGCCGGTTTTTTTTCAGTGCCTTTGCTAACATTTATCCAGGCACGTCCTTCTCACAGTGAAAAAGGGCGTGTATTTGCGGCCGTCAACTGGTTTAACTGGATTTTTATTCTGGCTTCGGCAATTGCATATGGTGTAGGAATGAAGTTATTTTCCAATCATGCTAGTCTGCTATTAGTCGCATTAGGCGCTGCAACCCTGCTGATTGGGTTAGTCGTTTTGCCTGGTATTTTTCGACTTTTAAAGCATGACGGATCGGACTTTATCTACCTAAAGCCAGTAAAGTAA